A window of Chloroflexota bacterium contains these coding sequences:
- a CDS encoding methyltransferase domain-containing protein, whose translation RLRKLHFTARIVNGYAQFIPFPDNSFHQIVATFPPEFIFAPETFHEVLRVLCPGGEFVVLPSAWITGKRPLEKAAAQLFKFTGQAPPWNNRFLEYFTAAGFEACVEEITEASWKLLIVRARKP comes from the coding sequence GCCGCCTGCGCAAACTTCACTTCACAGCGCGCATCGTCAATGGCTATGCGCAATTCATCCCCTTCCCAGATAATTCATTCCACCAGATCGTGGCTACCTTTCCCCCGGAGTTCATTTTTGCCCCGGAGACTTTCCACGAGGTCTTGCGCGTACTCTGCCCCGGCGGCGAGTTTGTGGTTTTGCCCAGCGCCTGGATTACCGGAAAACGCCCCCTTGAAAAAGCCGCCGCCCAACTCTTTAAGTTCACCGGTCAGGCTCCCCCGTGGAACAATCGCTTTCTGGAATATTTCACCGCGGCTGGCTTTGAAGCCTGTGTCGAGGAAATTACCGAAGCATCCTGGAAGCTGCTCATCGTCCGCGCCAGAAAACCCT